In Paenibacillus sp. FSL R7-0345, a single window of DNA contains:
- a CDS encoding ABC transporter permease yields the protein MNLNYIVYRNLKKNIKNYYLYVFALIFSVALYFSFVTLQFDPSMDEVAGSVKGGAAIGTSSILLVAIVAIFLLYANTIFIKRRSREIGLFQLIGLTKGKIFRLLSAENLMLYFGSMVAGIAAGFAVSRLILMILFKILEIDAMAELRFSSEALVRTIIVFAAIYVLIMLMNYTFIKGQSILSLFKVNATTQTQIRKMPLWEIVLGLLGIAFVGGGYYISTQLFSGKYTEMSELMRAMITILALVIIGTYLFYKGSVSFLFNAIRKSKQGYLSINEVLSLSSIMFRMKSNALLLTIITTVSALAIGLLSLSYISYYSAEATAKESSPDDFGFARVEAKEKFVQALDAQKIKYKEIYMKPIMMEVDASGIMDKSAFKSPEDRLLLTAVLSEKDIKGMDLQPGETTIVGYGGALQKFMSLSDSGEVKFDTINGPVSLQVNGSSPDAVLPYYYGGGGAIFVVDESIYEEFVKVQNPKVQRGEGKREYYGIELADRSLRIEANKIFMEQKPEYPSFSQYEYELNQRSNMGLIMFIVGFLGLTFLITSGCILYFKQMDEGEEEKNGYTILRKLGFTQGDLLRGIQFKQLFNFGIPLVIGLCHSYFAVKSGWFFFGTEMLTPMILVMVLYTVLYSIFGFLSVLYYKRVIRESL from the coding sequence ATGAACCTGAATTATATTGTTTACCGCAATCTCAAAAAGAACATCAAGAACTATTACCTGTACGTCTTTGCCCTTATTTTCAGTGTGGCATTGTATTTCTCCTTCGTTACCCTGCAGTTTGATCCTTCGATGGACGAGGTTGCCGGTTCGGTAAAAGGAGGCGCAGCGATCGGAACTTCCTCGATCCTGCTGGTCGCAATCGTCGCGATTTTCCTTCTGTATGCGAACACGATCTTCATCAAGCGGCGCAGCCGGGAGATCGGATTATTCCAGCTGATCGGACTCACCAAAGGCAAAATTTTCAGGCTGCTCAGCGCCGAGAACCTGATGCTCTATTTCGGATCCATGGTTGCCGGGATTGCCGCCGGATTCGCAGTGTCGCGCCTGATTCTGATGATCCTGTTCAAAATCCTGGAGATCGACGCGATGGCCGAGCTGCGCTTCTCGTCAGAGGCGCTGGTGCGGACGATCATCGTTTTTGCGGCGATCTATGTGCTGATTATGCTGATGAACTATACGTTTATCAAAGGCCAGAGCATTCTGTCCCTGTTTAAAGTAAATGCCACCACGCAGACACAGATCCGCAAAATGCCGTTGTGGGAGATTGTTCTCGGACTCCTTGGCATCGCTTTTGTCGGGGGCGGCTATTACATTTCAACCCAGCTGTTCAGCGGCAAATATACAGAAATGTCCGAGCTGATGCGGGCGATGATTACGATTCTGGCCCTGGTCATTATTGGAACCTATCTGTTCTATAAAGGTTCAGTCAGCTTCCTGTTCAATGCCATCCGCAAGAGCAAACAGGGCTACCTGTCGATCAATGAGGTACTCTCGCTGTCTTCTATCATGTTCCGGATGAAGTCGAACGCGCTGCTGCTGACAATCATCACGACTGTATCAGCGCTTGCAATTGGCCTGCTCTCGCTCAGTTACATTTCCTATTATTCGGCAGAGGCTACGGCCAAAGAGAGCTCACCGGATGATTTCGGGTTTGCCCGTGTGGAAGCGAAGGAGAAGTTTGTCCAGGCGCTGGATGCGCAAAAGATTAAGTACAAAGAGATTTACATGAAGCCCATCATGATGGAAGTGGATGCCAGCGGGATCATGGACAAATCAGCTTTTAAATCACCGGAGGACCGTCTTCTTCTAACCGCTGTACTCAGCGAAAAGGATATTAAAGGTATGGATTTGCAGCCGGGAGAGACAACGATTGTCGGTTACGGCGGCGCGCTGCAGAAGTTCATGTCACTCAGCGATTCAGGTGAAGTCAAATTTGATACGATAAACGGACCAGTCAGCCTGCAGGTTAACGGCAGCTCTCCTGATGCTGTTCTACCCTATTATTATGGCGGAGGCGGTGCCATCTTTGTGGTGGATGAGAGCATATATGAGGAATTTGTTAAAGTCCAGAATCCAAAGGTGCAAAGAGGAGAAGGGAAAAGAGAGTATTACGGGATCGAACTGGCCGACCGTTCACTGCGGATTGAGGCTAATAAGATTTTCATGGAACAGAAACCGGAGTACCCGAGCTTTTCCCAGTATGAATATGAACTGAACCAGCGGAGCAATATGGGCCTGATTATGTTTATTGTCGGCTTTCTTGGCCTAACCTTCCTGATTACCTCGGGCTGTATTCTGTACTTCAAGCAGATGGATGAAGGTGAAGAGGAAAAGAACGGCTATACTATTCTGCGCAAGCTTGGTTTTACCCAGGGTGATCTGCTGCGCGGCATACAGTTTAAGCAGCTATTTAATTTCGGTATCCCGCTCGTAATCGGACTGTGCCACAGCTATTTTGCAGTCAAATCCGGCTGGTTCTTCTTCGGTACAGAAATGCTGACACCGATGATTCTGGTGATGGTGCTGTATACAGTGTTGTATTCGATCTTCGGTTTCCTGTCTGTGCTGTATTACAAGCGTGTGATCAGAGAGTCTCTGTAA
- a CDS encoding ABC transporter ATP-binding protein produces MVILQANKIYKTYGNKFNKQEVLKGIDLQVDKGEFVGIMGASGSGKTTLLNVLSSIDRVSQGTIEIEGKEFTGMKEKQLAEFRKHHLGFIFQEYNLLDTLTVKENVLLPLSITGISKKEAHQRFAQVAGELGIAELQNKYPAEISGGQKQRTSAARAFVHEPSIIFADEPTGALDSKSASDLLNKLSDMNQGRQATIVMVTHDPVAASYCSRVVFIRDGQIYTQLNKGDEPRQSFFNDIIKTQGVLGGVQS; encoded by the coding sequence GTGGTCATTTTACAAGCCAATAAAATTTACAAAACCTACGGAAATAAATTTAACAAGCAGGAAGTACTGAAGGGGATCGACCTGCAGGTGGACAAAGGCGAGTTCGTTGGCATAATGGGCGCGTCCGGTTCAGGCAAAACAACCCTGCTGAATGTGCTGTCCTCCATCGACCGGGTCAGCCAGGGGACAATTGAAATTGAAGGCAAGGAATTTACCGGAATGAAGGAGAAGCAGCTGGCGGAGTTCCGCAAGCATCATCTGGGGTTTATTTTCCAGGAGTATAACCTGCTGGATACATTGACCGTCAAAGAAAATGTGCTGCTGCCGCTCTCAATCACCGGAATCTCCAAGAAGGAAGCACATCAGCGGTTCGCGCAGGTGGCTGGCGAGCTGGGCATTGCCGAGCTGCAAAATAAATATCCGGCGGAAATTTCCGGCGGGCAGAAGCAGCGGACCTCGGCAGCGCGGGCGTTCGTGCATGAGCCGAGTATTATTTTTGCCGATGAACCGACCGGGGCGCTGGATTCCAAATCCGCTTCTGACCTGCTGAACAAGCTGTCGGACATGAACCAGGGGCGTCAGGCGACTATTGTGATGGTTACGCATGATCCGGTGGCGGCGAGCTATTGCAGCAGGGTAGTGTTTATCCGCGACGGGCAAATTTACACCCAGCTGAACAAGGGGGATGAACCGCGGCAGTCCTTCTTTAATGATATTATCAAAACCCAGGGCGTATTGGGCGGTGTCCAGTCATGA
- a CDS encoding sensor histidine kinase → MITKYIAEKRSWLCLLAGMQLLILFVAFVDASIPFLPVLYIVLLNVLVCTLFVFFRYQKETRFYRTIEAWDQVYDLEAFREADSPFEQIVQDAVTLQTERYRRESAANFRLLEEEKDDLLAWIHEVKTPLTAMQLMIERLPDETLQNQMMYEWLRIHHLLDQQLHQKRIPFMRNDLFIERTALEPVLNQEIRGLRTWCIPKGIGFDVELEAETVLTDGKWLGFMLRQLLTNAVKYSKASDIVIQSLEQDGHVVLIIKDEGKGIAPKDLLRIFDKGFTSVLGRQEGAATGMGLYLTKQVAEPLLISLSVESEPGKGTVFMLTFPRENDFVKTGM, encoded by the coding sequence ATGATTACTAAATACATAGCTGAAAAAAGAAGCTGGCTCTGCCTGTTGGCCGGAATGCAACTGCTGATTCTGTTCGTCGCTTTTGTCGATGCGTCGATCCCGTTCCTGCCCGTGCTGTATATCGTGCTGCTGAATGTGCTGGTCTGCACGCTGTTTGTTTTCTTCCGGTATCAGAAGGAGACACGGTTCTACAGGACGATAGAGGCCTGGGATCAGGTGTATGATCTGGAGGCCTTCCGGGAAGCGGACAGTCCGTTTGAGCAAATTGTGCAGGATGCGGTAACCCTCCAGACGGAACGCTACCGGCGGGAATCTGCGGCGAACTTCCGGCTGCTGGAGGAGGAAAAGGACGATCTGCTGGCCTGGATTCATGAGGTGAAAACGCCGCTTACAGCAATGCAGCTAATGATCGAGCGTCTTCCGGATGAGACACTGCAGAATCAGATGATGTACGAATGGCTGCGGATTCACCATCTGCTCGACCAGCAGCTGCACCAGAAGCGAATACCTTTTATGCGCAACGATCTTTTCATTGAGCGTACAGCGCTTGAGCCGGTTCTGAACCAGGAAATCCGGGGGCTGAGAACCTGGTGTATCCCGAAGGGCATCGGATTTGACGTAGAGCTGGAGGCGGAAACGGTGCTGACGGATGGCAAGTGGCTTGGTTTTATGCTCCGGCAGCTGCTGACCAATGCTGTTAAGTACAGTAAAGCCTCAGATATTGTTATACAGAGCCTGGAGCAGGACGGGCATGTGGTGCTGATTATTAAAGATGAAGGCAAGGGGATTGCTCCAAAGGACCTGCTGCGTATCTTTGATAAAGGGTTTACCTCAGTGCTCGGCCGTCAGGAGGGCGCGGCTACCGGGATGGGCCTGTACCTGACGAAGCAGGTGGCGGAACCGCTGCTGATCAGCCTCAGTGTGGAGTCGGAACCTGGAAAAGGTACTGTTTTTATGCTGACTTTTCCGCGGGAGAACGATTTTGTGAAGACGGGCATGTGA
- a CDS encoding response regulator transcription factor encodes MFKIMLIEDDVTLFTEIKERLSQWSYDVYGVTDFAKVLQEFTAVQPELVIIDIQLPLFDGFHWCRMIRAHSNVPIIFLSSRDHPSDMVMSMQLGADDFMQKPFHFDVLIAKIQATLRRVYNYSTERTELKTWRGATIEYVKNTVTNSQGAALLTKNEMFILKILVEQKDRIVDREELIKNLWDNEHFVSDNTLTVNVNRLRKKLEPLGLDAYIETKVGQGYMATEEAAL; translated from the coding sequence ATGTTCAAAATCATGCTGATTGAAGACGATGTTACGCTATTCACCGAAATTAAGGAACGTTTATCCCAATGGTCGTATGATGTGTACGGTGTCACCGATTTTGCCAAAGTCTTGCAGGAATTCACGGCGGTTCAGCCGGAGCTGGTCATTATTGATATTCAGCTGCCGCTGTTTGACGGTTTTCACTGGTGCCGGATGATCCGGGCGCATTCCAATGTGCCGATTATTTTTCTGTCCTCGCGTGACCATCCGAGCGATATGGTGATGTCAATGCAGCTGGGGGCCGATGATTTTATGCAAAAGCCGTTCCACTTCGATGTGCTGATCGCCAAAATCCAGGCTACACTCCGGCGGGTGTATAACTACAGCACAGAACGGACAGAGCTGAAAACATGGCGCGGCGCTACGATCGAATATGTAAAAAACACCGTAACCAACAGCCAGGGTGCAGCCCTGCTGACCAAAAACGAAATGTTCATCCTCAAAATTCTGGTCGAGCAGAAGGACCGGATTGTAGACCGTGAGGAGCTGATCAAAAACCTGTGGGACAATGAACATTTTGTGAGTGACAATACCTTAACCGTGAACGTGAACCGGCTGCGCAAAAAGCTGGAGCCGCTCGGGCTGGATGCTTACATTGAAACCAAGGTAGGACAGGGGTACATGGCTACCGAAGAGGCGGCATTATGA
- a CDS encoding ABC transporter ATP-binding protein, whose product MKKPAASGTFIRLLKLGRPYIGWYIALCLAAAVISLTSVGMAEALRRIINAATEHNLSGLTSSAIFALAIVLVDVVFNFLKSYLSAVLEYKSTSRLQLSLLDKLLKVKMKELDRYHSADLISRIHDSAPAAQQGINLKTVELFSSLLQILFLLTYLMSLHFTLTMGILLICALLPLVMLPFTSRIRALYRKRQEAESAQQVLIQDSVQGAEVVRAFSLASRLQRQFMERVQHYFKFHIPLSRAEAVGYNMNFTVILGGLLYLLTYGGYLVIGGRLDVGAVAAFLISFEQITNPVSRLSNLWAQLQTSLAQGGRIFELVELQNERPEQERKTKTAGTRELPISFNNVSFGYSGTQVLQQVQLVIEPGKVTALAGPSGSGKSTLLHLLLGEYEPEDGTICCGSQPLSSLPLQVWRSSLAYVSQEPYLFSGTLYDNIAWGRPGAAKEDILQAAQDAGIHDFIMSTPLQYETAIGERGITLSGGERQRLSIARAFVRGPELLLLDEPTAALDSHSEDIVQQALQKLMQGRTTVVIAHRLSTIRNADRIYFMEAGSVLEEGSHQELMALEGKYYTMVQSVQRTDYQAVADGRI is encoded by the coding sequence ATGAAGAAACCAGCAGCTTCCGGCACGTTCATCCGTTTACTAAAGCTTGGCAGGCCTTATATCGGCTGGTACATTGCACTCTGTCTGGCTGCGGCCGTAATATCACTGACCTCAGTCGGGATGGCTGAAGCCTTGCGGCGGATCATTAATGCAGCCACGGAGCACAATCTATCGGGCCTGACTTCCAGCGCTATTTTTGCTTTAGCTATTGTACTTGTCGATGTTGTCTTTAATTTTCTGAAAAGCTATTTATCCGCGGTGCTCGAGTATAAATCTACGTCCCGGCTGCAGTTATCCCTGCTGGATAAGCTGCTGAAGGTGAAGATGAAAGAGCTGGACCGCTATCATTCCGCCGATCTCATCAGCCGGATTCATGACTCCGCACCTGCCGCTCAGCAAGGCATTAACCTGAAGACGGTTGAGCTGTTCAGCAGTCTGCTGCAGATCCTCTTCCTGCTCACCTATCTGATGTCACTGCATTTCACGCTCACCATGGGCATCTTGCTGATCTGTGCCCTGCTGCCGCTGGTTATGCTTCCTTTTACCTCACGTATTCGTGCCCTGTACCGCAAAAGACAGGAAGCGGAGTCCGCCCAGCAAGTGTTGATTCAAGACTCCGTACAAGGTGCCGAAGTAGTCCGCGCCTTCTCCCTGGCTTCCCGGCTGCAGCGGCAATTCATGGAGCGGGTGCAGCACTACTTCAAATTCCATATTCCGCTCTCCCGGGCAGAAGCTGTCGGTTATAATATGAACTTTACCGTTATCCTCGGCGGCCTGCTGTATCTGCTAACTTACGGGGGCTACCTTGTAATCGGCGGACGGCTTGATGTAGGGGCAGTGGCCGCTTTTCTGATCAGCTTCGAGCAGATTACGAATCCGGTCTCCAGACTGTCCAATCTCTGGGCACAGCTGCAAACCTCCCTGGCTCAGGGCGGCCGGATCTTTGAGCTGGTAGAGCTGCAGAATGAACGTCCGGAACAGGAGCGAAAAACTAAAACAGCAGGAACCCGGGAGCTGCCTATTTCTTTTAACAACGTGAGTTTCGGCTATAGCGGTACTCAAGTTCTGCAGCAGGTGCAGCTGGTTATTGAACCGGGCAAAGTAACTGCTCTCGCCGGACCAAGCGGAAGCGGAAAAAGTACTCTGCTCCACCTGCTGCTCGGAGAATACGAACCGGAAGACGGTACTATCTGCTGCGGATCGCAGCCCTTAAGCAGCCTGCCGCTGCAAGTCTGGCGCAGCAGTCTGGCTTATGTATCACAGGAGCCTTACCTTTTCTCAGGCACCCTTTATGACAACATTGCCTGGGGCAGACCCGGAGCTGCAAAGGAAGATATCCTTCAGGCTGCGCAGGATGCCGGCATTCATGACTTTATAATGAGTACCCCGCTGCAGTATGAGACTGCCATCGGTGAACGGGGAATTACTTTGTCGGGCGGTGAGCGGCAGCGTTTATCCATTGCCCGGGCCTTTGTCCGCGGACCTGAGCTGCTGCTGCTCGATGAGCCGACAGCCGCCCTGGACAGCCACAGTGAAGATATTGTCCAGCAGGCGCTGCAGAAGCTAATGCAGGGGCGGACCACCGTAGTGATTGCACACAGGCTGTCGACGATCCGCAATGCGGACCGGATTTATTTTATGGAGGCAGGCTCAGTCTTGGAAGAAGGCAGCCATCAGGAGCTGATGGCTTTGGAAGGCAAATATTACACCATGGTGCAGTCTGTCCAGCGGACAGATTATCAGGCTGTAGCAGACGGGAGGATCTGA